One Lutzomyia longipalpis isolate SR_M1_2022 chromosome 4, ASM2433408v1 DNA segment encodes these proteins:
- the LOC129796645 gene encoding uncharacterized protein LOC129796645 yields MGTFQCLLWTLFCLGLSGSFGVSADNGYVNLLKPRGDVNGTVFHMEMSMTGGVYNSGYENNAKAIFRFHIVPYGSDKVYILANIVNSYLQNGKKSDPAIDFPINENVGFILTSSGKIVVNKNEPKRNTNWVKIISNFLIFDYEKFNEIKSIDRSIYTVEQPTIYGKCKIRSMGALTESKDIIIKQFFDPKYCDAFKPRVFSDVETLRSVGDLTINNYREYSLVKRKGSYVLDSLQTDQKILWKPSNGKSLTHFFRTTYKFTFVEEAPLSLDDTDFDFSSERNLTLSTLTSANDYFEQEKNFHRLEFMHEQKKELLVEQIKKGLKDIVNIWNKHPISSIGFNQPAAKELTRTSALMEYLTYEQFLAIWESLKEEGADDLLNAFYKVSPIPGTEASVLFTKKLITEKFIDKELGEKMLSKLASSIRKPTLGTLTALKELEGTKTNVALMTYSSVLGTAYKEFSHSEKVKELFEEAKKEYYDKIEFYIQNGAIKNADELRIYIFALGNLRTISLNEPKAESLMKEISEIDDELYLRLLMAFEKTTPTQYLFEVVVKILREAARSPELKAYAIKIAITRLPTPEHFEIVARIMDAQTNNELYNLYEACVRGLVKTGDLPESVLLWLGHREPMSRSTGILYYNPNDVFMGTSVMGYILYNDVTWVPKSIFFNVYQNFDGKAHKVYAVYVRLFNVDKLTSFFLQSDKESSEEEFTYELTIYKGSKVIFFERKKINFASLMNDVIQFMRDFSLLPFKMDIGDIYQHLNFDYFIPTDTGKNLHLYFNVPWMFSAKVNSLKISEESVNINALASLNFTAQSTTGMHMYHPHIKALQGSRELSSVHMTQQISFKLYHDQRHGVDFAIALTENLTPLYGVRFQKNTVVFLNPIGEWTKPFTTNENFKDQVLIDMGRNEKDLLLWHTDIGAKHHIQLVDYTAPPGNLEFPQSVSELLNKKPYSEFNHLSTVEFWMSHLSYVTWNFLAHSAYSYNLKHTLEPCHLFPVKKYVVHIGNDYLLLKFQDKDDKLIVSYKFNTVNGFAQFFRQGPGLESSAFCFDKTIDEIDKSEFQFYYGTYSGNIMECPKDQFQMIFRKTSEFSPNQIEYRNDKYRTYSECIHNSPFLQFREPTNSYRCAEAATKLGATTIDISYKNPPKNFEKHWEWWLNWMFRMYNAVATENIPGKLPGELTLRAVHAMSSPYFDVDVFHHDEKYSLKVDADGVISPNFAISRQALLMEYFRQSPLCTVVTSERKLQSSRHFLHTTNPDTWEEYAKIKNVVVSGKKVSQDKLALMIQHDNQTITVYPTTVATSLDKYEIRIGENNLDVLPMVWNKNQIRFIRVLDTLFFTTDPKEDAYSFTVGYNGESITIVGTNLGNYNSGNCFKL; encoded by the exons ATGGGAACATTCCAGTGTCTTCTGTGGACGCTCTTCTGTTTAGGATTAAGTGGAAGTTTTGGTGTTAGTGCCGACAATGGATATGTGAATCTCCTAAAACCAAGGGGTGATGTCAATGGAACGGTTTTCCACATGGAAATGAGCATGACGGGAGGAGTTTACAATTCAGGATACGAAAATAATGCTAAAGCCATCTTTCGTTTTCACATTGTGCCGT ATGGATCCGATAAGGTTTATATCCTTGCCAATATTGTGAATAGCTATCttcaaaatgggaaaaaatcagaTCCAGCCATTGATTTTCCCATTAATGAAAATGTAGGTTTCATCCTTACTTCCTCGGGGAAGATTGTGGTTAACAAGAATGAACCAAAGAGAAATACTAATtgggtaaaaataatttcgaaTTTCCTCATATTTGATTatgagaaattcaatgaaattaaaagcaTTGATAGGAGCATTTACACCGTTGAACAACCTACCATTTATGGTAAATGCAAAATCCGCAGTATGGGTGCTCTAACTGAATCAAAGgatattattattaaacaaTTCTTTGATCCTAAATATTGTGACGCATTTAAACCCAGAGTATTCAGTGATGTTGAAACTCTTAGATCCGTAGGGGATCTAACCATAAACAACTACAGAGAGTACAGTCTTGTTAAAAGAAAGGGATCATACGTCTTGGATTCCCTGCAAACAGATCAGAAGATCCTATGGAAACcatcaaatggaaaatcccTCACTCATTTCTTCCGAACGACCTACAAATTCACATTCGTCGAAGAGGCTCCATTATCACTTGATGATACTGACTTTGACTTCAGT agtGAGAGAAATTTGACACTGTCCACCTTGACCTCTGCTAATGATTATtttgaacaagaaaaaaattttcatagacTCGAATTTATGCATGAACAGAAAAAAGAACTTCTAGTTGAGCAAATTAAGAAGGGTCTCAAGGATATTGTTAACATCTGGAATAAGCATCCAATTAGTTCAATTGGTTTCAATCAACCAGCTGCAAAAGAACTAACACGTACAAGTGCCCTCATGGAGTATCTGACGTACGAACAATTCCTTGCTATTTGGGAATCCTTAAAGGAAGAAGGTGCCGACGATCTTCTCAATGCATTCTACAAAGTTTCACCAATTCCTGGAACGGAAGCATCAGTtctttttaccaaaaaattaatcacagaaaaattcattgataaagAACTCGGAGAAAAAATGCTATCAAAACTTGCATCGAGCATAAGAAAGCCAACATTGGGCACCCTTACGGCACTAAAGGAACTTGAGGGAACTAAGACTAACGTTGCCCTAATGACGTATTCATCTGTTTTAGGAACAGCCTATAAGGAATTTTCCCATTCGGAAAAAGTTAAGGAGCTTTTTGAAGAGgcaaaaaaggaatattatgacaaaattgaattttacattcaaaatggagcaataaaaaatgca GATGAGCTTCGAATTTATATCTTTGCTTTGGGGAATCTACGAACCATTTCCCTAAATGAACCTAAAGCTGAGTCTCTAATGAAGGAAATATCAGAAATTGATGATGAATTATATCTACGATTACTTATGGCATTTGAAAAGACAACACCTACGCAGTATCTCTTTGAAGTTGTTGTTAAAATTCTTCGTGAAGCCGCAAGGAGTCCCGAATTGAAGGCTTATGccataaaaattgcaataacaAGACTCCCAACTCCGGAGCATTTTGAAATAGTTGCCCGAATAATGGATGCTCAAACAAACAATGAGCTTTACAATTTATACGAAGCATGTGTTAGGGGTTTGGTTAAAACTGGCGATCTCCCGGAATCTGTTTTACTTTGGCTTGGACACCGTGAGCCAATGAGTCGTTCTACGGGAATTCTCTATTATAACCCAAATGATGTCTTTATGGGAACTTCCGTGATGGGGTATATATTATACAATGACGTCACATGGGTTCCAAAGAGTATATTCTTCAATGTTTACCAAAATTTCGATGGTAAAGCGCATAAGGTGTACGCAGTCTATGTGCGATTATTCAATGTGGATAAACTCACAAGCTTTTTCTTACAAAGCGATAAAGAGAGTTCTGAGGAAGAATTTACGTATGAATTAACCATCTATAAAGGGAGCAAAGTTATCTTTTTTGAGCgcaaaaagattaattttgctTCATTGATGAATGATGTTATTCAATTTATGCGAGATTTCTCCCTACTTCCCTTTAAAATGGACATTGGAGATATTTATCAGCATTTAAACTTTGACTACTTCATCCCAACGGATACAGGGAAGAACCTTCATTTATACTTTAACGTTCCATGGATGTTTTCAGCTAAagttaattctttaaaaattagcgAAGAATCCGTTAATATAAATGCATTGGCAAGTTTGAATTTTACAGCTCAAAGTACCACGGGAATGCACATGTACCACCCACATATTAAAGCTCTTCAGGGCTCAAGGGAACTCTCTAGTGTTCACATGACTCAACAGATATCCTTCAAACTATATCATGATCAAAGACATGGAGTTGATTTTGCCATAGCACTAACTGAAAATCTAACACCATTGTACGGTGTTCGTTTCCAGAAGAACACTGTTGTCTTCCTCAATCCTATTGGTGAATGGACTAAGCCTTTTACTACAA aTGAGAATTTTAAGGATCAAGTTTTAATTGATATGGGAAGGAATGAGAAAGATCTCCTTCTATGGCATACAGATATTGGTGCTAAACATCACATACAACTTGTAGATTATACCGCACCACCGGGAAATTTGGAATTCCCACAGTCAGTGTCGGAGCTTCTAAACAAGAAACCATATTCAGAATTTAATCATCTATCAACTGTTGAATTTTGGATGTCGCACCTGAGCTATGTAACGTGGAATTTCCTTGCACATTCCGCCTATTCGTACAATTTGAAGCATACCCTTGAACCCTGCCACCTTTTCcctgttaaaaaatatgtcgTTCACATAGGGAATGACTACCTATTGCTGAAATTCCAAGACAAAGATGACAAACTGATTGTTTCCTACAAATTCAATACAGTTAATGGatttgcacaatttttccGACAAGGTCCTGGGCTGGAATCTTCTGCTTTTTGCTTCGATAAAACCATCGATGAAATAGACAAGTCTGAATTTCAATTCTACTACGGAACCTACTCTGGGAACATCATGGAATGCCCGAAAGATCAATTCCAAATGATTTTTAGGAAGACATCTGAATTCTCTccaaatcaaattgaatatcGCAATGATAAATATAGAACGTACAGTGAATGTATTCATAATTCCCCattcttgcaatttagggAACCAACCAATAGCTACAGATGTGCTGAAGCAGCTACCAAATTAGGTGCAACAACCATCGATATAAGCTACAAGAATCCTCCGAAGAATTTTGAGAAACACTGGGAATGGTGGTTAAATTGGATGTTCCGAATGTACAATGCTGTTGCAACGGAAAATATCCCTGGAAAATTACCCGGAGAATTAACTCTTAGAGCTGTACATGCAATGAGTTCACCATATTTTGACGTAGACGTCTTCCATCATGATGAGAAGTATTCATTGAAAGTTGATGCTGATGGTGTAATTTCACCTAATTTTGCAATATCACGTCAAGCCCTCTTAATGGAATACTTCAGACAATCACCACTTTGTACGGTTGTAACGTCAGAGAGAAAACTCCAATCATCCAGACATTTTCTCCATACAACAAATCCTGACACATGGGAGGAATATGCTAAAATTAAGAATGTTGTTGTATCCGGAAAGAAGGTGTCTCAGGACAAATTGGCTCTGATGATTCAACATGACAATCAAACCATAACAGTCTATCCAACAACTGTTGCAACTTCTTTGGATAAGTATGAGATTAGAATTGGTGAAAATAATCTCGATGTACTACCAATGGTTTGGAATAAGAACCAAATACGGTTCATTAGAGTTTTGGATACCCTATTCTTTACCACAGATCCCAAGGAGGATGCATACAGCTTTACAGTTGGCTACAATGGAGAAAGTATCACAATTGTGGGAACAAATTTGGGAAATTATAATTCAggaaattgcttcaaattatAG
- the LOC129796646 gene encoding cysteine-rich motor neuron 1 protein isoform X2, protein MSQSESDSGTPRRRTLGWNVALFTNKFLLFVPFFLVLCTNTSVAIKCVCNLEECDNIRPQDCPGKGITVWDPCHCCKVCAKTLGEACGGPGGFSGTCEPPLQCITKPPVIGTGLCLELPPATPSLDCKETTIRRSGCEIINRKCRCWRRMRVCKDLHTKWDFRNMEECLHSLENIIKAEMEFDEDYTISPQQFVYMKTRGKRRNRHRRNSST, encoded by the exons atgtcTCAGAGTGAAAGTGACTCGGGGACACCTCGAAGGCGGACTTTAGGGTGGAATGTTGCACTTTTCACCAACAAATTCCTCCTCTTTGTACCATTCTTCCTTGTTCTGTGTACAAATACCAGTGTGGCCATTAAATGTGTGTGCAATCTCGAAGAATGTGATAACATCCGACCACAGGATTGCCCAGGAAAAGGCATCACAGTATGGGATCCATGCCA CTGCTGCAAAGTCTGTGCAAAGACTCTTGGAGAAGCATGTGGTGGACCAGGAGGATTCTCTGGCACATGTGAACCACCCCTACAGTGTATCACAAAACCACCCGTAATAGGCACCGGCCTATGCCTTg AACTTCCACCTGCAACACCATCCCTTGACTGCAAAGAGACGACGATACGGAGGTCTGGCTGTGAGATCATCAACAGGAAATGCAGGTGCTGGCGGAGGATGCGGGTGTGTAAAGATTTACACACGAAATGGGATTTTCGAAATATGGAG GAATGTCTTCACAGCTTAGAAAATATCATTAAGGCTGAAATGGAATTTGATGAGGATTATACGATATCACCACAACAATTTG TGTACATGAAGACACGAGGAAAGCGAAGAAATCGTCATCGCAGGAACTCCAGTACATAG